The Populus alba chromosome 4, ASM523922v2, whole genome shotgun sequence genome contains a region encoding:
- the LOC140954285 gene encoding G-type lectin S-receptor-like serine/threonine-protein kinase RKS1 — translation MILPKEFFITLFHFFLIQFCTSLDTISVNQSVKDGDVIVSSGESFALGFFRPGKSNYRYLGIWYNKISEKNVVWVANRDSPINDSSGVLSITNEGKLVLHSQNQDNPLWFTIVTVSSKNQGNYTAQLLDSGNLVLLDSTGAMIWQSFDYPSHTMLPNLKLGLDRRTGLNRSLTAWKSPDDPGTGSWSFRLNPNGSPQLFLYEGQIPRWRSGHWNGLRWTGVPILQVRINFNISFVNNDDELTIMWGVRNRSIFSRLVVDEPGSVQRFTWHEQIAKWDVFWSAPTDQCDNYGRCGAYGKCDPYDAYNFECTCLPGYQPKSISEWYLRDGSGGCIQKNLTGLCNNGEGFVKVENVKVPDPSTARVDNNLDLKACMEQCLRNCSCTAYASSVVTSKSGCFSWYGNLLDTRVFAEGGQDLYVRVDAFELAQYDKKSRGFLAKKRMLAGLVLSIAAAVFFVIMFLFWLIKRKKTGKRLFFQLCYQYKWHQIILSTINTDELKFPFNIPTSLNGSLSGKEVGGSRTSEYVPVFDIEIILAATENFSNELGYGGFGSVYKGKLGNGQEIAVKRLSKTSGQGMKEFMNEVRLISKLQHRNLVKLFGCCIHEEEKMLIYEYLPNKSLDFFIFDETKRVLLDWRKRFEIVSGIARGVLYLHQDSRLKIIHRDLKASNILLDAAMNPKISDFGMARMFMEDQVQGKTTRVVGTYGYMSPEYAIHGQYSIKSDVFSYGVLILEIISGRKNSDYGEKEPWLNLIGHVWDLWREEKAVDIVDPMLEQSCPPHEVLRCIQIGLLCVQEFPDDRPTMLEVVFMLGNEITLTSPKKPAFVLRTRSGQDLPAMSRKAVCSINEVTVTVVEAR, via the exons ATGATTCTTCCGAAGGAGTTTTTTATTACactctttcatttctttcttatCCAGTTTTGCACTTCCCTGGATACTATTAGTGTGAACCAATCTGTTAAAGATGGAGATGTTATAGTTTCCAGTGGGGAGTCCTTCGCGCTTGGATTCTTCCGTCCTGGCAAATCCAACTACCGATATCTTGGAATTTGGTACAACAAAATTTCGGAAAAAAATGTTGTGTGGGTAGCAAACAGAGATAGTCCTATCAATGATTCCTCTGGAGTCCTCTCAATCACCAATGAAGGTAAACTTGTTCTTCATAGCCAAAACCAAGACAATCCCCTATGGTTCACAATTGTTACAGTTTCCTCAAAAAACCAAGGAAATTATACGGCTCAGTTATTAGATTCTGGAAACCTCGTTTTGCTTGATAGCACAGGGGCCATGATATGGCAAAGCTTTGATTATCCTTCACATACTATGCTGCCAAACTTAAAACTTGGCTTAGACCGCAGGACTGGTCTGAACCGGTCCCTGACAGCCTGGAAATCTCCTGATGACCCTGGTACTGGTAGTTGGTCTTTTCGGCTCAATCCTAATGGGTCTCCACAGTTGTTCTTATACGAGGGTCAGATTCCAAGGTGGAGGTCCGGTCACTGGAATGGACTTAGATGGACTGGTGTGCCCATATTGCAGGTTCGCATTAACTTCAACATCAGCTTTGTGAACAATGATGACGAGTTAACCATAATGTGGGGTGTTCGCAACAGATCAATCTTCTCGCGATTAGTTGTAGACGAGCCTGGATCAGTCCAACGGTTCACATGGCATGAACAAATTGCTAAATGGGATGTATTTTGGTCTGCACCTACTGACCAGTGTGACAATTATGGACGATGTGGAGCTTATGGTAAGTGTGATCCTTATGATGCTTATAACTTTGAGTGTACGTGCCTCCCTGGCTACCAGCCCAAATCAATTAGTGAATGGTACCTCAGAGATGGGTCAGGTGGATGCATCCAGAAGAACCTCACAGGACTGTGCAACAATGGTGAAGGGTTCGTCAAGGTGGAAAACGTGAAGGTACCAGATCCTTCAACTGCCCGTGTGGATAACAATTTGGATCTGAAAGCTTGCATGGAGCAATGCTTGAGGAATTGTTCCTGCACAGCCTACGCAAGTTCAGTTGTGACAAGTAAGAGTGGGTGCTTCTCATGGTATGGCAATTTGCTTGATACAAGAGTGTTCGCTGAGGGAGGACAGGATTTATATGTCCGTGTGGATGCGTTTGAGTTAG CTCAATATGACAAGAAATCTAGAGGTTTTCTTGCAAAAAAAAGGATGTTAGCCGGCTTGGTACTCTCTATAGCTGCTGCGGTTTTCTTTGTCATTATGTTCTTATTCTGGTtgataaaaaggaagaagacgGGTAAGAGactattttttcaactttgttACCAATATAAGTGGCACCAAATTA TTCTTTCAACGATAAACACAGATGAACTCAAATTTCCCTTCAATATCCCTACAAGCCTCAATGGCTCTCTAAGTGGAAAGGAAGTTGGTGGAAGTAGAACAAGTGAATACGTACCAGTCTTCGACATAGAGATCATATTAGCAGCCACAGAGAATTTCTCCAACGAGCTTGGATATGGCGGTTTTGGCTCAGTTTACAAG GGCAAGCTAGGCAATGGACAGGAGATTGCAGTTAAGAGATTATCTAAAACTTCAGGGCAAGGGATGAAGGAGTTTATGAATGAAGTAAGGTTGATATCTAAACTCCAGCACAGAAATCTTGTCAAGCTTTTTGGTTGTTGCATTCATGAAGAGGAAAAGATGCTGATTTATGAGTATTTACCAAACAAAAGCTTGGATTTTTTCATCTTTG ACGAGACAAAAAGGGTACTATTGGATTGGAGAAAGCGTTTTGAAATTGTTTCCGGGATTGCTCGAGGGGTTTTATACCTTCATCAAGATTCAAGACTAAAAATCATCCACAGGGATCTCAAAGCCAGCAATATTCTACTAGATGCTGCAATGAACCCAAAAATTTCAGATTTCGGTATGGCAAGAATGTTTATGGAAGACCAAGTCCAAGGAAAAACCACTCGAGTGGTCGGAACATA CGGCTACATGTCACCTGAGTACGCAATTCACGGACAGTATTCGATAAAGTCAGATGTCTTCAGCTATGGTGTCTTAATACTGGAGATCATAAGTGGCAGGAAAAATAGCGACTACGGTGAGAAAGAACCCTGGCTGAATCTTATCGGACAT GTATGGGACTtatggagagaagaaaaggcaGTAGACATAGTTGATCCAATGCTGGAACAGTCATGCCCTCCTCATGAAGTTCTGAGATGCATTCAGATTGGGTTACTGTGTGTTCAAGAATTTCCAGATGATCGACCTACAATGTTAGAAGTTGTGTTCATGTTAGGTAATGAGATCACTCTTACTTCTCCTAAGAAGCCAGCATTTGTTTTACGAACACGCAGTGGACAAGACTTGCCGGCAATGTCTAGAAAAGCAGTTTGTTCTATAAATGAAGTTACAGTTACTGTGGTGGAAGCTCGCTAA